The Litchfieldia alkalitelluris genome has a window encoding:
- a CDS encoding ROK family transcriptional regulator — MAIGDAAYIKKINRSQIISKIIEQGMISRADLSKITKLTRATISVQVADLLEEELIVESQQEHNTVGRKPIMLSLNRLAGYALGIDLDFRTISFTVSDLTGNPVRTDHVELENSNYDEVLQILINEIRGYKEKYSHSRFGIVGVVIGIHGIVKNDNTISFVTQHKWYNKDLKGDLERNLHTEIYIENNANLCSFAEKVYTHHQSENLVSVSMYSGIGLGILINGELLKGYHGYAGEMGHMIIIPDGKPCNCGNLGCWELYASENSFLKQLAENLNQHLLSYEEVKELIHANNPVAMQQIEEFLKYIAVGLNNIINLLNPETLVLNSELLKMIPNAESKIKANLKSSISDYKELLISELGTNASVMGACALAIKNFLEIPELSFTIENDILEGIN, encoded by the coding sequence ATGGCAATTGGTGATGCTGCTTACATAAAGAAAATAAATAGAAGTCAAATCATAAGTAAAATTATAGAACAAGGAATGATATCTAGAGCTGATTTATCTAAAATTACGAAATTAACCAGAGCAACGATTTCTGTCCAAGTGGCTGATTTATTAGAGGAGGAATTGATTGTTGAATCCCAGCAGGAGCATAATACTGTGGGGAGAAAGCCAATCATGCTTTCTCTTAATCGACTTGCAGGATATGCTCTAGGAATTGATCTAGACTTTCGAACTATTTCTTTTACAGTATCGGATTTAACCGGTAATCCAGTTCGAACTGATCATGTTGAGTTAGAAAACTCAAATTATGATGAGGTTCTTCAAATCTTAATCAACGAGATTAGAGGCTATAAAGAAAAATATTCTCATAGTCGTTTTGGGATTGTTGGGGTTGTCATTGGCATCCATGGAATAGTCAAGAACGACAACACAATTAGCTTTGTCACACAGCACAAATGGTACAACAAAGACCTTAAGGGTGACCTTGAGAGAAATTTACACACTGAAATATACATAGAAAACAATGCAAATTTATGTTCTTTTGCGGAAAAGGTATATACTCATCATCAAAGTGAAAACTTGGTTAGCGTTAGTATGTATTCTGGCATTGGACTTGGAATCCTAATTAATGGTGAGCTATTAAAAGGATATCATGGTTACGCAGGTGAAATGGGGCACATGATCATCATACCTGACGGAAAACCTTGTAATTGTGGTAATTTGGGTTGTTGGGAGCTTTATGCTTCTGAGAATAGCTTCCTAAAACAATTAGCTGAAAATCTAAATCAACATCTACTGTCCTATGAGGAGGTTAAAGAGCTAATTCATGCAAACAATCCAGTTGCCATGCAACAAATTGAAGAGTTTTTAAAGTACATAGCCGTAGGCCTTAATAATATTATCAATTTATTAAACCCAGAAACTTTGGTATTAAATAGTGAATTACTAAAAATGATTCCAAATGCAGAAAGTAAGATTAAGGCGAACCTCAAATCCTCAATTAGTGATTATAAAGAATTGTTAATTTCAGAACTTGGCACAAATGCCAGTGTCATGGGTGCGTGTGCTTTAGCTATTAAAAATTTCCTAGAAATCCCAGAGTTAAGCTTTACCATCGAAAATGATATATTAGAAGGGATTAATTAA
- the gndA gene encoding NADP-dependent phosphogluconate dehydrogenase has product MSKQQIGVIGLAVMGKNLALNIESRGYSVSVFNRSYDKTEEFLKNEAEGKNFVGAKTIQEFVDSLEKPRKILLMVKAGTATDATIDSLKPYLEKEDILIDGGNTFFQDTIRRNLELEKTGIHFIGTGVSGGEEGALKGPSIMPGGQRQAYELVEPILKSISAKVEDDPCCTYIGPNGAGHYVKMVHNGIEYGDMQLICEAYFILKNALGLSATELHEVFAEWNKGELDSYLIEITADIFTKVDEETGKPLVDLILDTAGQKGTGKWTSQNALDLGVPLPIITESVFARFISAMKDERVKASKLLQGPKMEAFKGNKEELIESVRKALYFSKIVSYAQGFAQMHSASEEYDWNLNYGDIAMIFRGGCIIRAQFLQKIKDAYERDANLANLLLDPYFKEIAENYQAELRQVVGLAIERGIPVPAFSSAIAYYDSYRSETLPANLLQAQRDYFGAHTYQRVDKEGVFHTNWI; this is encoded by the coding sequence ATGTCAAAACAGCAAATTGGTGTCATCGGCTTAGCGGTTATGGGTAAAAACCTTGCACTAAATATTGAAAGTAGAGGTTATTCTGTATCTGTATTTAACCGTTCATATGATAAAACAGAAGAGTTTTTAAAAAATGAAGCAGAAGGGAAAAACTTTGTTGGTGCAAAGACGATTCAGGAGTTTGTTGATTCTTTAGAAAAGCCAAGAAAGATATTATTAATGGTTAAAGCTGGTACTGCGACAGATGCAACGATAGATTCTTTAAAGCCTTACCTTGAAAAAGAAGATATTCTCATTGATGGTGGTAATACATTTTTTCAAGACACCATAAGACGGAATCTGGAATTGGAGAAGACGGGTATTCATTTTATTGGAACAGGAGTATCGGGCGGGGAGGAAGGAGCACTTAAAGGTCCTTCAATTATGCCTGGGGGCCAAAGACAAGCATATGAATTGGTAGAGCCTATCTTAAAATCCATTTCAGCAAAAGTAGAAGATGATCCTTGCTGCACCTATATCGGTCCCAATGGAGCTGGTCATTATGTGAAAATGGTTCATAATGGAATCGAGTACGGAGATATGCAGTTAATTTGTGAGGCTTATTTTATCCTTAAGAATGCCCTTGGCTTAAGTGCTACCGAGCTTCATGAAGTGTTTGCAGAGTGGAATAAAGGAGAACTAGACAGCTATTTAATTGAGATTACCGCAGATATATTTACGAAAGTGGATGAAGAAACCGGGAAGCCGCTTGTAGATTTGATTTTGGATACGGCTGGACAAAAAGGAACGGGTAAATGGACAAGTCAAAATGCATTAGACTTGGGTGTTCCTCTTCCAATTATTACAGAGTCTGTATTTGCTCGTTTTATTTCCGCTATGAAAGATGAGCGTGTGAAAGCAAGCAAATTATTACAAGGACCAAAAATGGAAGCTTTTAAGGGGAACAAAGAGGAGTTAATTGAATCAGTACGTAAGGCTTTATATTTTAGTAAAATTGTGTCTTATGCCCAAGGGTTTGCTCAAATGCACTCAGCATCGGAGGAATATGATTGGAATCTTAACTATGGGGACATCGCGATGATTTTCCGTGGAGGATGTATTATTCGGGCTCAATTCTTACAAAAAATTAAAGATGCCTATGAGCGTGATGCAAATCTAGCGAACCTTTTATTAGATCCATACTTTAAGGAAATTGCAGAAAACTACCAAGCAGAATTGCGCCAGGTTGTCGGATTGGCAATTGAGAGAGGTATTCCAGTACCAGCATTTTCAAGTGCTATTGCTTATTATGATAGCTATCGCTCCGAAACCTTACCAGCAAATTTATTGCAAGCACAACGTGATTACTTTGGTGCTCATACGTATCAACGTGTTGATAAAGAAGGAGTATTCCACACAAACTGGATTTAA
- a CDS encoding glycoside hydrolase family 2 protein yields MRKTILINEDWKFVKENVGAEKIFGTQGEKINIPHTWNAIDGQDGGNDYYRGTCWYGKTFDKPELNNGDQVYLEFRGANSTAEVWMNNTKLSKHDGGYSTFRVNITEVLKEENELVVSVDNSPNDRVYPQKADFTFYGGIYRDVYMVIVADSHFDMDYYGGSGLNITSEIIEKSANVDLKSFVTGEAEVVRYTINGVGSTEVPVVEGVASGKIEIPKVQLWDGVENPYLYEAKAELIKDGNVIDQVESRFGCKTFSFDKDKGFILNGRPYPLRGVSRHQDRRGAGNAITREMMIEDMELIKEIGANTIRLAHYQHDQYFYDLCDEYGMIVWAEIPYITEHMTNGRENTITQLTELIVQNYNHPSIICWGLSNEITVTGVTDDLMENHKILNDLAHSLDSTRPTTMAHVFMLEIDEPLVTLPDIMSYNLYYGWYLGNLADNDKFFDDFHKKYPDKIIGLAEYGADANPKLQSPTPEKGDYTEQYQTVYHEHMVNMFNDRPYLWATHVWNMFDFAADGRDEGGENGINQKGLITFDRKYKKDAFYLYKAYWNNEPFVHLCGRNYVERHEEVTEIKVYSNYDSVELYSNGELVEKQSGNKVFIFKLKLQDEHRIEVKAGNCSDEITIRKVSEKNKDYVLVGRDVINWFDHPEMNQPEGYYSIKDVMADIRKSPEGAQILDNMMNYAKAKRGDVAKNVKKSESMIKIMNAMTVEALIKQSGGSIPESMVVEINKALNQIQKVND; encoded by the coding sequence GTGAGAAAGACAATATTAATCAACGAAGATTGGAAATTTGTAAAAGAAAATGTTGGTGCAGAGAAAATATTCGGAACACAAGGTGAGAAAATAAATATTCCTCATACATGGAACGCTATTGATGGACAAGATGGTGGTAATGATTATTACAGAGGAACTTGCTGGTATGGGAAGACTTTTGATAAGCCAGAATTAAATAATGGTGATCAGGTATATCTGGAATTTCGAGGTGCAAACTCTACAGCAGAAGTATGGATGAATAATACTAAACTATCTAAACATGATGGAGGTTATTCGACTTTTAGAGTGAATATTACAGAAGTCTTAAAAGAAGAAAATGAGCTGGTCGTTTCTGTTGATAATAGTCCTAATGATCGGGTGTATCCTCAGAAGGCTGACTTTACCTTTTATGGTGGAATATATCGCGATGTGTACATGGTAATTGTGGCTGATAGTCACTTTGATATGGATTATTATGGTGGTAGTGGTTTAAATATAACATCTGAAATAATTGAGAAATCTGCAAATGTAGATTTGAAATCATTTGTAACAGGTGAAGCCGAAGTAGTTCGCTACACAATTAATGGCGTAGGATCCACAGAAGTTCCTGTTGTCGAAGGAGTTGCTTCTGGTAAAATTGAAATTCCAAAAGTTCAATTATGGGATGGTGTGGAAAATCCATATTTATATGAAGCAAAAGCAGAGCTTATAAAAGATGGGAACGTGATCGACCAGGTAGAAAGTCGTTTCGGATGTAAAACATTTTCTTTTGATAAGGATAAAGGATTTATTTTAAATGGTAGACCTTATCCACTTAGAGGTGTTTCGCGGCACCAAGACAGAAGAGGTGCTGGAAACGCTATTACTAGAGAAATGATGATAGAAGATATGGAACTGATAAAGGAAATTGGTGCAAATACTATCCGTTTAGCCCATTATCAACATGATCAGTACTTTTATGATTTATGTGACGAATATGGAATGATTGTATGGGCTGAAATACCTTATATCACAGAACATATGACTAATGGAAGAGAGAATACGATAACACAGTTGACAGAATTAATAGTACAGAACTATAACCATCCATCGATCATTTGTTGGGGATTATCGAATGAAATAACTGTTACGGGTGTAACGGATGATTTAATGGAGAACCACAAGATATTAAATGATTTGGCACATAGCCTAGACAGTACTAGACCAACAACTATGGCTCACGTATTTATGCTTGAAATTGATGAACCATTAGTAACCTTACCTGATATTATGTCTTATAACTTATACTATGGTTGGTATTTAGGAAATCTAGCGGATAATGATAAATTCTTTGATGACTTTCATAAAAAATACCCAGATAAAATAATTGGTTTAGCTGAATATGGTGCAGATGCTAATCCAAAATTACAATCTCCAACACCAGAGAAAGGGGATTATACAGAACAATATCAGACAGTATATCATGAACATATGGTAAATATGTTTAATGACCGTCCTTATCTTTGGGCAACACATGTATGGAATATGTTTGACTTCGCTGCAGATGGTCGAGATGAGGGTGGAGAGAACGGCATAAACCAGAAGGGGCTCATCACTTTTGATAGAAAGTATAAGAAGGATGCGTTCTATCTTTACAAGGCGTACTGGAATAATGAACCTTTTGTTCATTTATGTGGAAGGAATTATGTAGAGCGTCACGAAGAAGTAACAGAAATTAAAGTGTACTCAAATTATGACTCAGTTGAACTATATAGTAACGGCGAACTTGTAGAAAAGCAAAGTGGTAATAAAGTATTTATATTTAAATTGAAACTTCAGGACGAGCATAGAATCGAAGTAAAAGCAGGAAATTGTTCAGATGAAATCACGATAAGAAAAGTGTCAGAAAAGAATAAGGATTATGTACTAGTAGGACGAGATGTTATAAATTGGTTTGATCATCCAGAAATGAACCAACCTGAGGGTTATTATTCTATTAAAGACGTTATGGCGGATATTCGGAAAAGTCCTGAGGGAGCCCAAATCCTAGACAATATGATGAATTATGCAAAGGCAAAACGAGGAGATGTTGCAAAAAATGTGAAAAAATCTGAATCCATGATTAAAATAATGAATGCTATGACTGTTGAAGCACTAATTAAACAATCAGGAGGCTCTATTCCTGAGTCAATGGTTGTTGAAATTAACAAAGCATTGAATCAAATCCAAAAAGTGAATGACTAG
- the mgsA gene encoding methylglyoxal synthase, giving the protein MKIALIAHDKNKDKMVQFAKAYQPYLEKHTVYASGTTGKLVSEKTGLKIHRFRSGPLGGDQEIGAMVANNDMDMVIFFRDPLTAQPHEPDITALLRLCDVYDIPLATNMGSAEILVRSLERGDLEWRNVAREDKERELLKKSLFLESFQSHY; this is encoded by the coding sequence TTGAAGATTGCTTTAATCGCACATGATAAAAACAAGGATAAAATGGTTCAATTTGCTAAAGCATATCAACCCTATCTAGAGAAACATACAGTATATGCATCTGGTACAACAGGGAAGTTGGTTTCTGAAAAAACAGGATTAAAAATTCATCGCTTTCGCTCAGGACCACTTGGTGGTGACCAAGAAATTGGAGCTATGGTAGCAAACAATGACATGGATATGGTTATCTTTTTCCGTGATCCGTTAACAGCACAACCACATGAGCCAGACATTACCGCTTTATTAAGGTTATGTGATGTGTATGATATTCCTCTAGCAACGAATATGGGGTCAGCAGAAATTTTAGTACGTTCCTTAGAGCGTGGTGATTTAGAGTGGCGTAACGTGGCACGTGAAGATAAAGAGAGAGAACTTCTTAAAAAGAGTTTGTTTTTAGAGTCGTTTCAATCACATTATTAA
- a CDS encoding alpha-L-rhamnosidase: MESLKNHFIASYNSYKEGAVSVFVQEFNVNSVKKADFYITALGVYEVDLNGYKVGDQMFAPGYTYYPRDLFFQHYDVSEMIMEGQNKFEMFLGQGWYCGRFTHKNITQIYGEEPAISWVLKLEYSDGRVEQITSSENVVEKTSPYSYAGFYDGEIYHADIDNVKTIGVKKFEGEIPENLQQTENYVRIQEELTVKKVTKHGDKTILDFGQNFAGIIEIDPNLLENQTLILRHGEVLNPDGSLYTENLRKAKATTVYHAGREKKKYRPRFTYMGFRYVELSGVEYYDGLLTAYAIYSDMERTGYFKCENELVQKLYDNQVWGQKSNYVEVPTDCPQRDERMGYTGDGQVFARTGSFNFNTEAFWTKFLKDIRYSQMDNSEGYVGPTIPAEGPAGIGFMSMLGWGNAVTIIPEILWWQYGKFDYIVDMYESMKLFVEAEIRKMGEDNLWIGTNLGDWLMPDKDMRWMAMHNDPVSNSFIVNDLKVISEVAEKLDRVDDAKRYKEQYRLTRDAYIKRFVEKNGKISGDYQGAYIMALQYVIPEGELRHKVLGHLVKMVRTQGMKTGFFSTEFILPLLIEAGERKLAFDVLLNEECPGWMYQVKRGATTTWERWDALKEDGTVNDVKVVDDNMVSFNHYAFGSVGEFYYQYILGIKPLLPGYKKIKIQPYTDKRLKMVSGKYLSVEGLIEVKWEYVDEQIEFTISTPSDTIIELPNGNSQEVSSGTYTFTCKS, encoded by the coding sequence GTGGAATCGTTAAAGAATCATTTTATAGCGTCTTATAATTCTTATAAAGAGGGAGCGGTAAGTGTATTCGTTCAAGAGTTTAATGTCAATAGTGTCAAAAAAGCTGATTTTTATATTACAGCATTAGGTGTGTATGAAGTAGATTTAAATGGTTATAAAGTCGGTGATCAAATGTTTGCACCGGGTTATACTTATTATCCTAGAGATTTGTTCTTTCAGCATTATGATGTCTCAGAAATGATTATGGAAGGGCAGAACAAGTTTGAGATGTTTTTGGGTCAAGGTTGGTACTGTGGTAGATTTACACATAAAAATATTACGCAAATTTATGGTGAAGAACCAGCTATATCTTGGGTGTTGAAATTAGAATACTCAGATGGAAGAGTTGAACAAATAACATCATCTGAAAATGTGGTTGAGAAAACATCCCCATATTCCTATGCAGGATTTTATGATGGTGAAATCTATCATGCAGATATAGACAATGTGAAAACAATCGGAGTAAAAAAGTTTGAAGGTGAGATTCCCGAAAATTTACAGCAAACAGAGAACTATGTGCGAATTCAAGAAGAGCTAACTGTAAAAAAGGTAACAAAACATGGGGATAAGACTATTCTTGATTTTGGGCAAAACTTTGCAGGAATTATTGAAATAGACCCAAATCTCTTGGAGAACCAAACTTTAATACTTAGACATGGTGAGGTACTAAATCCAGATGGCAGCCTTTATACGGAAAATTTAAGAAAGGCAAAAGCCACAACTGTGTACCACGCAGGTAGAGAAAAGAAAAAATATAGACCGCGTTTTACATATATGGGATTTAGATATGTTGAACTATCAGGAGTAGAGTATTACGACGGATTACTTACAGCATATGCAATATACAGTGATATGGAAAGAACCGGATATTTCAAGTGTGAAAATGAACTTGTCCAGAAGCTCTATGATAATCAGGTTTGGGGCCAAAAGTCTAATTATGTTGAGGTTCCGACGGATTGTCCTCAGCGTGATGAGAGAATGGGTTACACTGGTGATGGGCAAGTGTTTGCGCGGACTGGTAGCTTTAACTTTAATACAGAAGCGTTTTGGACGAAGTTTTTAAAGGATATTCGCTATAGTCAAATGGACAATTCAGAAGGATATGTTGGTCCAACCATACCAGCTGAAGGACCTGCAGGGATCGGCTTTATGAGTATGCTTGGGTGGGGAAATGCAGTAACGATTATCCCTGAAATATTGTGGTGGCAATATGGCAAATTTGATTACATTGTAGATATGTATGAAAGTATGAAGTTGTTTGTTGAAGCAGAGATCCGAAAGATGGGTGAGGATAACCTATGGATTGGTACTAATTTGGGTGATTGGCTCATGCCTGATAAAGACATGAGATGGATGGCGATGCATAATGATCCTGTATCCAATTCATTTATTGTTAACGATCTAAAAGTAATCAGCGAAGTCGCAGAAAAATTAGACCGAGTTGATGATGCCAAAAGATATAAAGAACAATATAGATTAACTAGGGATGCCTATATCAAAAGGTTTGTTGAGAAAAATGGTAAAATTAGCGGCGATTATCAGGGTGCCTATATTATGGCATTGCAATATGTGATACCAGAAGGTGAATTGCGCCATAAAGTATTAGGTCATTTAGTGAAAATGGTGAGAACGCAAGGTATGAAAACAGGCTTTTTCTCAACAGAATTCATTCTTCCACTATTGATTGAAGCAGGAGAGAGAAAATTGGCTTTTGATGTTTTATTGAATGAAGAGTGTCCAGGATGGATGTATCAGGTTAAACGCGGTGCAACTACTACGTGGGAAAGATGGGATGCATTAAAGGAAGATGGTACGGTCAATGATGTCAAAGTTGTAGATGATAATATGGTTTCCTTTAATCATTATGCTTTTGGAAGTGTAGGTGAATTTTATTATCAATACATCTTAGGAATCAAACCATTATTGCCAGGCTATAAAAAAATTAAAATTCAGCCATACACAGATAAACGATTAAAAATGGTATCAGGGAAATACCTTTCTGTTGAGGGTTTAATTGAAGTGAAATGGGAGTATGTAGACGAACAGATTGAGTTCACAATAAGTACTCCAAGTGACACAATAATAGAATTACCTAACGGGAATTCTCAAGAGGTAAGTTCTGGTACCTATACTTTCACGTGCAAAAGCTAG
- a CDS encoding MFS transporter, translated as MSSNNQLGTLTRRQDNGRTNLWELILYPAGAIVSILFLMAMMLVSFYAAGIVGLGTVVASVIITGTRILDSVTDPIMGYIIDRTQGRFGKVSIFLFFGFIIMAVTTLLIYFTSHLVPESIKMIYFIFLYVIFIFGYTFYSVASTAGYSILTRDSSQRPTLGAAAAIYISLVSAIFGFVLSNFLVPKYGGLNNAGIYQELTIWIIVAGAVLTSIALFVIWPKDRVENYGDGNVDAKPLNFREMFSVLKGNRNLQLFIVAAATDKLAMQIKGNQVVGVMLFGIIIGNFALAGQLALIALIPNILFILFGFGFARKRGSKSGLVMTTWMSIFVAIISFLVLWIGDPTQISLTNWGFMTVAFVVSYLALTSLVKLPLAFVTPMIPDIVDYEAYKSGRYVPGVVSSVYSFIDKGVSSLAQTVVGICLAMIGFKAAFPDVNTPYSDSIFWMAMFLNYGILILGWIATLIAMKFYKLDKNKMEEIRIELDKRREKNQESVIEAKAK; from the coding sequence ATGTCAAGTAATAACCAACTAGGAACACTTACTAGAAGGCAAGATAATGGTAGAACGAATTTATGGGAATTGATCCTTTATCCGGCTGGTGCGATTGTTAGTATATTATTTTTGATGGCAATGATGCTTGTGTCTTTTTATGCTGCAGGTATTGTAGGATTAGGTACTGTTGTTGCCTCGGTTATCATTACTGGTACGCGTATTCTGGATTCTGTTACCGATCCAATAATGGGTTATATTATTGATAGAACTCAAGGAAGATTTGGTAAAGTGAGCATATTTTTATTTTTTGGTTTTATCATTATGGCTGTAACGACGTTATTAATATATTTTACTTCTCATCTAGTTCCTGAATCCATAAAAATGATTTATTTTATATTTTTATATGTGATTTTTATTTTTGGGTACACATTTTATTCAGTAGCAAGTACAGCTGGGTATTCCATCTTGACCAGAGACTCTAGTCAACGTCCAACTTTGGGAGCAGCAGCAGCGATTTATATATCACTAGTCAGCGCAATATTTGGGTTTGTATTATCAAACTTCCTAGTGCCGAAGTATGGTGGTCTTAATAACGCGGGAATATACCAAGAGTTAACAATCTGGATTATTGTAGCGGGTGCTGTTCTTACTTCAATAGCTCTTTTCGTCATCTGGCCAAAAGATCGAGTGGAAAATTACGGAGATGGAAATGTCGATGCGAAGCCACTTAATTTTAGAGAAATGTTTTCCGTACTTAAAGGTAATAGGAATTTACAATTGTTTATCGTGGCAGCAGCAACAGATAAGCTTGCTATGCAAATAAAGGGTAATCAAGTTGTTGGTGTAATGCTATTTGGAATTATTATCGGGAATTTTGCGCTAGCTGGTCAATTAGCATTAATTGCTTTAATACCTAATATATTGTTCATACTGTTTGGTTTTGGCTTTGCTAGAAAACGCGGTTCAAAAAGTGGTTTAGTCATGACAACTTGGATGTCTATCTTTGTAGCTATTATTTCCTTTTTAGTTTTATGGATTGGTGATCCAACTCAAATTAGTCTAACAAATTGGGGATTTATGACTGTTGCATTTGTAGTATCATATCTCGCATTGACTTCACTTGTTAAATTACCATTAGCATTTGTTACACCGATGATACCAGATATTGTTGATTACGAAGCATATAAGTCGGGACGATATGTACCTGGTGTCGTTAGTAGTGTATATTCATTTATTGATAAAGGAGTATCTTCTTTGGCTCAAACCGTCGTAGGTATATGTTTAGCTATGATTGGTTTTAAAGCTGCATTTCCTGATGTTAATACGCCATACTCAGACAGTATCTTCTGGATGGCGATGTTTTTAAACTATGGAATTTTAATTTTAGGTTGGATTGCAACACTTATTGCAATGAAATTTTATAAATTGGATAAAAATAAAATGGAAGAAATAAGAATTGAATTAGACAAGCGACGTGAGAAAAATCAAGAAAGCGTTATAGAGGCTAAAGCTAAATAA
- a CDS encoding sulfatase-like hydrolase/transferase, translating into MELTTKALADEEIKLNKDIAGKIKFDWKESKKNQLYCFAENIEFFKNDYLRSLRIIMSKKKNIVMIVADQWRYDSIGYSGNKNVKTPNVDKLSEEGVSFSNAYCQNPVCVPSRCSFLTGLYPHTKGHRTMGHLMDDEQPNILKSLKQSGYHVYWGGRNDFLKVEGDDYKLCSTRNDEFAVAVKRYKEYLMKEKAREKDGEIKKEPEKEKEYDYSHYKGVMKGMGDTDVKEIKNAIQFLEEEKYGEDPFCMYLALSLPHPPYGTEQEWLDQIDESIIPAPVRLTDEEWEKKPSILRGIRNNQKINNWSDDRLKKMKQTYYAMGTKLDHYIGELVDSLKAKGVYDDTIVVFFSDHGDFTGDYEIAEKNQNTFEDMLTRVPLIIKPAKDTKAKPRTTNALVELIDVQATLHDLLDIEYQHTQFGKSLQHVLIGDEQHRDVVFSEGGRLEGEKHCAEGGPRSSEYWARTSEQEKIPQHTKAMMIRDENYKYVYRHYEKDEFYDMNSDPLERNNQIDNPAYAELIQGYKNRMLTHFFETSDVVPHKVDSRF; encoded by the coding sequence ATGGAGTTAACAACAAAAGCACTTGCTGATGAAGAAATAAAATTAAATAAGGATATTGCGGGAAAAATCAAATTTGACTGGAAGGAGTCAAAAAAGAATCAACTATATTGTTTTGCTGAAAATATTGAGTTTTTTAAAAACGATTATTTGAGGAGTTTGAGGATTATTATGAGTAAAAAGAAGAATATAGTTATGATTGTCGCTGACCAATGGAGATATGATTCTATCGGCTATTCGGGCAATAAAAACGTGAAAACACCAAATGTTGATAAACTTTCAGAAGAAGGGGTTAGTTTTTCTAATGCTTATTGTCAAAATCCTGTTTGTGTACCAAGCAGATGTTCCTTCTTGACAGGATTGTATCCGCATACAAAAGGACATCGGACAATGGGACATCTGATGGATGATGAACAACCGAATATTTTAAAATCGTTGAAACAATCAGGATACCATGTTTATTGGGGTGGACGTAATGACTTTCTAAAAGTGGAAGGTGATGATTATAAACTTTGTTCCACTAGGAATGATGAATTTGCCGTAGCCGTAAAACGCTATAAAGAGTATTTAATGAAGGAAAAAGCAAGAGAAAAAGATGGTGAAATTAAGAAAGAACCTGAAAAGGAAAAAGAGTACGACTACTCCCACTATAAAGGCGTAATGAAAGGTATGGGTGATACCGATGTAAAAGAAATAAAGAATGCCATTCAGTTTCTTGAAGAAGAAAAATATGGAGAAGATCCATTTTGTATGTACTTAGCCCTTAGCTTACCCCACCCACCGTACGGAACTGAACAAGAATGGCTTGATCAAATTGATGAAAGCATCATTCCAGCTCCTGTGAGACTTACCGATGAGGAATGGGAAAAGAAGCCAAGTATCTTAAGAGGAATTCGAAATAATCAAAAGATCAATAACTGGTCAGATGATCGGTTGAAAAAAATGAAACAAACATATTACGCGATGGGTACCAAGTTAGATCACTATATTGGTGAATTAGTAGATTCTTTAAAGGCAAAAGGTGTATATGACGATACAATCGTCGTGTTCTTTAGTGACCATGGTGATTTCACTGGGGATTATGAAATCGCTGAGAAAAACCAAAATACATTCGAGGACATGTTAACAAGGGTTCCGCTTATAATTAAACCGGCAAAAGACACTAAAGCAAAACCACGTACAACGAATGCATTAGTCGAATTAATTGATGTTCAAGCGACTTTACACGATTTACTTGATATCGAATATCAACATACACAATTTGGTAAATCACTACAACATGTATTAATTGGAGATGAACAGCACAGGGACGTCGTATTTAGTGAAGGTGGAAGACTAGAAGGAGAAAAGCACTGTGCAGAAGGTGGACCTCGTTCAAGTGAATACTGGGCAAGAACATCAGAACAAGAAAAAATACCTCAGCACACAAAGGCAATGATGATTAGAGATGAGAATTACAAGTATGTATATAGACATTACGAGAAAGATGAATTTTATGATATGAACTCTGATCCACTCGAAAGAAATAATCAAATTGACAATCCAGCGTATGCGGAGCTTATACAGGGTTATAAGAACCGGATGTTAACACATTTCTTTGAGACCAGTGATGTTGTACCACACAAGGTTGACAGTCGTTTTTAA